A single window of Anomaloglossus baeobatrachus isolate aAnoBae1 chromosome 9, aAnoBae1.hap1, whole genome shotgun sequence DNA harbors:
- the LOC142250611 gene encoding uncharacterized protein LOC142250611, whose amino-acid sequence MEEQTSKSESDKKNLIDTNFQSHEYEWGNTILDALESHGQCEMGNSTISPPGERYGMSHTSSSSIDINKYLVDDVLSAKYKCNAKKPGRRMKCRTWSGHRQYMCLDCGKCFTHSSTLATHQRTHTGEKPYACSDCGKSFTRSSTLATHQRIHTGERPYVCIECGKNFIQSSHLVLHKRIHTGHKPYSCPECGKCFSDRSHFVIHQRIHTGEKPYTCTQCGKSFSSNSNLVAHHKLHTENTIYICNQCGKSLSNRLTFASHQKTHLADKPFVCIECGKGFTRKLQLVLHKRIHTGERPFACDKCGKRYTRKSYLIIHQKIHTREIIYVCSDCGETFSERDHLKTHQKLHSEDNPKSKLTTDTC is encoded by the coding sequence ATGGAAGAGCAAACCTCCAAGTCTGAATCTGACAAGAAGAATTTGATTGACacgaattttcaaagtcatgaatatGAATGGGGAAACACTATTTTAGATGCCTTGGAAAGCCATGGCCAATGTGAGATGGGTAATAGTACAATCTCCCCCCCAGGGGAAAGGTATGGGATGTCTCATACCAGCAGTTCAAGTATAGACATTAATAAATATTTAGTTGATGATGTTCTTTCTGCAAAGTACAAATGCAACGCTAAGAAGCCAGGTCGGAGAATGAAGTGCAGAACTTGGTCAGGACATCGACAGTATATGTGCCTGGACTGTGGAAAGTGCTTCACTCATAGTTCAACTCTTGCAACACACCAGaggactcacacaggagagaaaccctaTGCATGTTCTGACTGTGGGAAAAGCTTCACTCGAAGTTCAACTTTAGCTACCCACCAAAGGATCCATACAGGAGAGAGGCCATACGTATGTATAGAGTGTGGAAAGAACTTTATCCAGAGCTCACATCTTGTGTTGCACAAAAGGATCCACACAGGGCACAAGCCGTACTCttgcccagaatgtggaaaatgcttcAGTGATAGGTCACACTTCGTTATACATCAAAGGATTCACACTGGAGAAAAGCCATACACATGTACCCAGTGTGGAAAAAGCTTCAGTAGTAACTCAAACCTTGTAGCCCACCATAAACTTCACACCGAAAACACAATCTATATCTGTAACCAATGTGGGAAAAGCCTTAGTAATCGGCTAACGTTTGCCAGTCATCAAAAAACTCACTTAGCAGATAAGCCTTTTGTGTGTATTGAATGCGGGAAAGGTTTCACTCGCAAGCTTCAGCTGGTGTTACACAAAAGAAtacacacaggagagaggccattTGCATGTGATAAGTGCGGTAAGCGGTACACACGCAAATCCTACCTTATTATACACCAGAAAATTCACACAAGGGAGATCATATACGTGTGTAGTGACTGCGGAGAGACGTTCTCTGAGCGAGATCATCTCAAAACTCACCAGAAGTTGCACAGTGAGGACAACCCTAAGTCCAAACTTACTACTGACACCTGCTAA